A genomic region of Rhizobium sp. NXC24 contains the following coding sequences:
- a CDS encoding lytic transglycosylase domain-containing protein, translating to MKRPVMILTAMGVAVAWSTFASQLPGEQTSAPETTDVAMTMPDPLNTGSIPRGSAIAPVSGDLKAGLDALSSKNPMQALAIRNSMSQGTLDRHILTWAIATSGQPGVPSGEIAAAARELTGWPGLASLRGNSERALYAENPPADQVLAAFGNSQPETPEGAVILSRALVSRGASAQAAKLIRKIWRNEGLDKSFEDKILAEFSSLLSPADHKARMDYLLYRGRTAQAKRFGDLGRAQSLYKTWAAINNRSANAGTLLATIDPQWRKDPAYLFMQVENLRRQDKYDDAANLLMQMPRDRSVLVNTSQWWDEQRIVSRGLVDQGKFKTAYRIVDASVAESAQDVGEAEFHAGWYALRGLQDGATAATHFRKILQISNGPISLSRAWYWLGRSAEAGGPGKAADFYAKAASYPSTFYGQLAAEKLGRRTLNVTYPSPTTEDRERFQSREAVQAIAHLEAAGHGWRADALYRALAKQLQSPGEIAMLAARAERSGNHQLSLQVGKIAYGRGVDVAALAFPIGVIPDNANISGSGKALAYAIARQESAFNPAAVSSANARGLLQLLPKTAKAVAGRHGIAYSADKLTQDAGYNATLGAHYLGEQIDTFGGSYILTFIAYNAGPNKVPEWISRYGDPRGKSIDDVVDWIERIPFPETRNYVQRVMENYQVYKARLGQKTDIEHDLIYGRG from the coding sequence ATGAAAAGACCTGTGATGATCTTGACCGCTATGGGCGTGGCGGTCGCATGGAGCACTTTTGCCTCACAGCTTCCCGGCGAGCAGACATCGGCCCCCGAGACGACCGATGTGGCGATGACCATGCCGGATCCGTTGAATACCGGATCAATCCCGCGCGGCTCTGCAATAGCACCCGTCAGCGGCGACCTGAAAGCCGGTCTCGATGCCCTCTCCAGCAAGAACCCGATGCAGGCGCTCGCCATCCGCAACAGCATGAGCCAGGGTACGCTCGACCGTCACATTCTGACCTGGGCGATCGCTACCTCGGGCCAGCCCGGCGTTCCCTCCGGCGAAATCGCCGCGGCGGCGCGTGAGCTTACCGGTTGGCCGGGTCTCGCCAGCCTGCGTGGCAATTCCGAACGCGCGCTTTACGCTGAAAACCCGCCGGCCGACCAAGTGCTTGCCGCCTTTGGCAATTCGCAGCCGGAAACACCGGAAGGCGCTGTCATCCTGTCGCGCGCGCTGGTTTCGCGCGGTGCGTCAGCGCAAGCGGCCAAACTCATCCGCAAGATCTGGCGCAATGAGGGGCTCGATAAGTCCTTCGAAGACAAGATCCTTGCCGAATTCTCGAGCCTCCTGTCGCCGGCCGATCATAAGGCGCGCATGGACTATTTGCTTTATCGCGGCCGCACCGCTCAGGCCAAGCGTTTCGGCGATCTCGGCAGGGCGCAATCGCTCTACAAGACCTGGGCGGCAATCAACAATCGTTCCGCCAATGCCGGAACTTTGCTCGCCACTATCGATCCGCAATGGCGCAAGGACCCCGCCTATCTCTTCATGCAGGTCGAGAACCTGCGTCGCCAGGACAAATATGACGATGCCGCCAATCTGCTGATGCAGATGCCGCGTGACCGCAGCGTACTCGTCAATACCAGCCAATGGTGGGATGAGCAGCGCATCGTCAGCCGCGGCCTGGTGGATCAAGGTAAATTCAAAACCGCCTATCGCATCGTCGACGCCAGCGTCGCGGAGAGTGCGCAGGATGTCGGCGAGGCGGAATTCCATGCCGGCTGGTATGCGCTGCGCGGATTGCAGGACGGCGCGACGGCCGCAACGCATTTCCGCAAAATTCTGCAGATATCGAACGGTCCGATCTCGCTGTCGCGCGCCTGGTATTGGCTCGGCCGCTCCGCCGAAGCCGGCGGTCCGGGCAAGGCGGCGGATTTCTATGCCAAGGCCGCCTCTTATCCCAGCACATTCTATGGCCAGCTCGCGGCCGAAAAATTGGGCCGCCGGACGCTGAACGTCACCTACCCCTCGCCGACGACCGAGGACCGGGAGCGCTTCCAATCCCGCGAAGCCGTTCAGGCCATCGCGCATCTTGAAGCGGCAGGTCACGGCTGGCGGGCTGATGCCCTTTACCGGGCGCTGGCGAAACAATTGCAGAGCCCCGGCGAGATCGCCATGCTGGCGGCACGGGCCGAGCGCTCCGGCAATCATCAGCTTTCCTTGCAGGTCGGCAAGATCGCCTATGGCCGCGGCGTCGACGTCGCCGCGCTCGCCTTCCCGATCGGCGTCATTCCGGACAATGCCAATATTTCCGGTTCCGGCAAGGCGCTCGCCTATGCCATCGCCCGGCAGGAGAGTGCCTTCAACCCGGCAGCAGTCTCCTCCGCCAATGCGCGCGGTCTGCTGCAGCTTCTGCCGAAGACGGCCAAGGCCGTCGCCGGCCGTCACGGCATAGCCTATTCCGCGGACAAGCTGACGCAGGATGCCGGCTACAACGCGACGCTTGGGGCCCATTATCTCGGCGAGCAGATCGACACCTTCGGCGGCTCCTACATCCTGACTTTCATTGCCTACAATGCCGGGCCAAACAAGGTTCCCGAGTGGATCAGCCGCTACGGCGATCCGCGCGGCAAATCGATCGACGATGTCGTCGACTGGATCGAGCGCATCCCCTTCCCCGAAACGCGCAACTATGTCCAGCGCGTCATGGAGAATTATCAGGTCTACAAGGCCCGCCTTGGACAGAAAACCGATATCGAGCACGATCTGATCTACGGACGCGGCTAA
- a CDS encoding alpha/beta hydrolase, with amino-acid sequence MRNDDESGFVIKTITAPDGLRLSARDYSGDSPALNLAPIVCLPGLTRNSRDFHELALLLSRDPVAPRRVITLDARGRGLSAWDDDKSHYNLVVEAQDVLTTCAALNIPKAVFIGTSRGGLVLHLLAAGHPDILRAVILNDIGPVLEKEGLVDIRDYLNRNRKPANWDDAVEILRENHGRAFTALTDDDWRDMARAIYTLKDGNVVADFDPAIAVQMKSLDFETPLPDLWPQFEAFQNIPLMVIRGENSKLLTTASLEEMARRHPGMTAKIAIGQGHAPILHLGDIPAAIRRFLATI; translated from the coding sequence ATGCGTAATGACGATGAGAGCGGCTTTGTTATCAAAACAATCACTGCACCGGACGGGCTGAGGCTTTCCGCACGCGATTACAGCGGCGATTCGCCGGCCTTAAACCTGGCCCCGATCGTCTGTTTGCCGGGTCTGACCCGCAACTCCCGGGATTTCCACGAGTTGGCGCTGCTTTTGTCGCGGGATCCGGTGGCACCGCGCAGGGTGATTACGCTCGATGCCCGTGGACGCGGTTTATCGGCCTGGGACGACGACAAGAGCCACTATAATCTCGTGGTCGAGGCCCAGGACGTGCTCACAACCTGCGCCGCGCTGAATATACCAAAGGCCGTCTTCATCGGCACCTCGCGCGGCGGTCTTGTCCTGCATCTGCTGGCGGCAGGCCATCCCGATATCCTGAGGGCCGTCATTCTCAACGACATCGGTCCCGTTCTTGAAAAGGAAGGGCTTGTCGATATCCGCGACTATCTGAACCGCAACAGGAAGCCAGCCAATTGGGACGATGCTGTCGAGATTCTGCGGGAGAATCACGGTCGCGCTTTCACGGCACTTACAGATGACGATTGGCGCGACATGGCTCGGGCGATCTATACGCTCAAGGATGGTAACGTCGTAGCGGATTTCGATCCCGCTATTGCCGTCCAGATGAAGTCGCTCGATTTCGAAACGCCGCTACCGGATCTCTGGCCACAGTTCGAGGCGTTTCAGAACATCCCCTTGATGGTGATTCGCGGGGAAAACTCCAAGCTGCTGACGACAGCCAGCCTAGAGGAGATGGCACGGCGCCATCCCGGCATGACGGCAAAGATTGCTATCGGGCAAGGACATGCTCCGATTCTGCACCTCGGAGATATTCCGGCCGCGATTCGGCGTTTTCTGGCAACGATCTGA
- the dapA gene encoding 4-hydroxy-tetrahydrodipicolinate synthase — translation MFQGSIPALVTPFTDAGKVDEASFASHVDWQIKEGSSGLVPVGTTGESPTLSHDEHKRVVELCIEVAGKRVPVMAGAGSNNTREAIELAQHAEKVGANAVLVVTPYYNKPTQKGLYAHFSAIAEAVKLPIYIYNIPGRSVVDMTPETMGALVKAHGNIVGVKDATGKIERVSEQRITCGHDFRQLSGEDATALGFNAHGGVGCISVTANVAPRLCAEFQAATLAGDYAKALDYQDRLMPLHKAIFLEPGLCGAKYGLSRLGRMSRNVRSPLLSTLEPGTEAAIDAAMRHAGLLN, via the coding sequence ATGTTCCAGGGGTCCATTCCCGCACTCGTTACGCCCTTCACTGACGCCGGTAAGGTGGATGAAGCATCCTTCGCTTCCCATGTCGATTGGCAGATCAAAGAGGGCAGCAGCGGGCTCGTTCCCGTCGGCACGACGGGTGAATCGCCGACCCTGTCACATGATGAGCACAAGCGCGTCGTCGAGCTTTGCATCGAGGTGGCTGGCAAGCGCGTCCCGGTCATGGCCGGCGCCGGCTCCAACAATACCCGCGAGGCAATCGAGCTTGCCCAGCACGCCGAGAAGGTTGGCGCGAACGCAGTTCTGGTCGTGACGCCTTACTATAATAAGCCGACGCAGAAGGGGCTCTACGCCCATTTTTCGGCCATTGCCGAAGCGGTGAAGCTGCCGATCTATATCTACAATATTCCCGGCCGCTCGGTGGTCGACATGACGCCGGAGACGATGGGCGCGCTTGTCAAGGCGCATGGCAACATCGTCGGCGTCAAGGATGCGACCGGCAAGATTGAGCGCGTCTCCGAACAGCGCATCACCTGCGGCCACGACTTCCGCCAGCTTTCCGGCGAAGATGCGACGGCGCTTGGCTTCAACGCCCATGGCGGTGTCGGTTGTATCTCGGTGACGGCTAATGTCGCGCCGCGCCTCTGTGCCGAATTCCAGGCGGCGACGCTTGCCGGCGATTATGCCAAGGCGCTGGACTATCAGGATCGATTGATGCCGCTGCATAAGGCGATTTTCCTGGAGCCGGGGCTCTGTGGCGCGAAATACGGCCTTTCCCGCCTTGGCCGGATGAGCCGCAATGTGCGCTCGCCACTGCTCTCGACACTGGAGCCCGGCACGGAAGCGGCCATCGATGCCGCCATGCGCCACGCTGGTCTCCTGAACTGA
- a CDS encoding porin, whose amino-acid sequence MNIKSLLLGSAAALAAVSGAHAADAVVAAEPEPLEYVRICDAYGAGYFFIPGTETCLKIGGMVRTEGGWYNAYNPGPGGDRGTYWHTRAQLSVDTATDTEYGPLKTNTVYRFDWNDGNATTTKLLWANISLGGFLVGKQDSQYNLFAGYAGDVINDDVVYDGPYELNQITYNYDAGNGFKAVVSLEDSNSGSDTSSYGGAWVQSKADHYAPNVVAGVGYKAGNFGFKVVGGYDSIVEEGAIKARIDADFGAFTAFLMGGWNTDGDKLNQYAGSNLNASACPVGRGDLCGWGDWAVWGGVGYKISDKLKWNVQLAYTDSKIFEATTNLKFNPVKNLLIEPEVTYTNFDSVNQDQWAGILRFQRSF is encoded by the coding sequence ATGAACATCAAGAGCCTTCTTCTCGGCTCCGCTGCTGCGCTGGCAGCAGTTTCCGGTGCTCATGCAGCCGATGCCGTCGTTGCTGCCGAGCCGGAGCCGCTTGAATACGTTCGCATCTGCGACGCTTATGGCGCTGGCTACTTCTTCATCCCGGGTACCGAAACCTGCCTCAAGATCGGCGGCATGGTCCGTACCGAAGGCGGCTGGTACAACGCCTACAACCCGGGTCCGGGCGGCGATCGTGGCACCTACTGGCACACCCGCGCTCAGCTCAGCGTCGACACCGCAACGGACACCGAATACGGTCCGCTGAAGACCAACACCGTTTATCGTTTCGACTGGAACGACGGCAACGCTACGACCACCAAGCTGCTCTGGGCTAACATCAGCCTCGGCGGTTTCCTGGTTGGTAAGCAGGACTCGCAGTACAACCTGTTCGCAGGTTATGCCGGCGACGTCATCAACGACGACGTGGTCTATGACGGCCCGTACGAACTGAACCAGATCACCTACAACTACGATGCAGGCAACGGCTTCAAGGCTGTCGTCTCGCTTGAAGACTCCAACTCCGGTTCGGATACGTCTTCCTACGGCGGCGCTTGGGTTCAGTCCAAGGCTGACCACTATGCCCCGAACGTCGTTGCCGGCGTTGGCTACAAGGCTGGCAACTTCGGCTTCAAGGTTGTCGGTGGCTATGACTCGATCGTCGAAGAAGGCGCTATCAAGGCTCGTATCGACGCCGACTTCGGCGCGTTTACGGCCTTCTTGATGGGCGGCTGGAACACCGACGGCGACAAGCTGAACCAGTATGCCGGTTCGAACCTGAACGCATCTGCTTGCCCGGTTGGCCGTGGCGACCTCTGCGGCTGGGGTGACTGGGCTGTTTGGGGTGGCGTTGGCTATAAGATCAGCGACAAGCTGAAGTGGAACGTGCAGCTCGCTTACACCGACTCGAAGATCTTCGAAGCCACGACGAACCTCAAGTTCAACCCGGTTAAGAACCTGCTCATCGAGCCGGAAGTTACCTACACCAACTTCGATTCTGTAAACCAGGATCAGTGGGCTGGTATCCTCCGCTTCCAGCGCAGCTTCTAA
- a CDS encoding porin, which produces MNIKSLLLGSAAALVAVSGAHAADAVVAAEPEPLEYVRICDAYGAGYFFIPGTETCLKIGGKVRTEGEWYDAYNPNNVRGTLWHTRAELNIDTATDTEYGPLKTNTILRWDWQEGGSTSTNLLWAYISLGGFTVGKTDSWFNQFTGYAGDVINDDVVYDGPYELNQITYNYDAGNGFTAVISLEDSNSGVGAHGSNGEDSSDHYAPDVVAGAGYKAGAWSFKVVGGYDSIVEEGAIKARIDADFGVLSAFIMGGWNTDGDKLNKYAGSNGGGDAADIGWGDWAVWGGVGVPINEKLKWNLQLAYTDSKIFAATTNIKWNPVKNLLIEPEVSYTNWDSINEDQWAGILRFERTF; this is translated from the coding sequence ATGAACATCAAGAGCCTTCTTCTCGGCTCCGCTGCTGCGCTCGTAGCAGTTTCCGGTGCTCACGCGGCTGACGCTGTTGTTGCCGCTGAGCCGGAGCCGCTCGAATACGTTCGCATCTGCGACGCATACGGCGCTGGCTACTTCTTCATTCCGGGCACCGAAACCTGCCTCAAGATCGGCGGCAAGGTTCGTACCGAAGGTGAATGGTACGACGCTTACAACCCGAACAACGTTCGTGGCACGCTCTGGCACACCCGCGCCGAGCTCAACATCGACACCGCGACCGACACCGAATACGGTCCGCTGAAGACCAACACCATCCTGCGTTGGGATTGGCAGGAAGGCGGCTCCACGAGCACCAACCTTCTCTGGGCATACATCAGCCTCGGCGGCTTTACCGTTGGTAAGACGGACTCCTGGTTCAACCAGTTCACCGGTTACGCCGGCGACGTCATCAACGACGACGTGGTCTATGACGGCCCGTACGAACTCAACCAGATCACCTACAACTACGACGCCGGCAACGGCTTCACGGCTGTGATCTCGTTGGAAGACAGCAACTCTGGCGTTGGCGCACATGGCTCTAACGGCGAAGACAGCTCGGATCACTACGCTCCGGACGTCGTTGCCGGTGCTGGCTACAAGGCTGGCGCATGGTCCTTCAAGGTCGTCGGTGGTTATGACTCCATCGTCGAAGAAGGTGCCATCAAGGCTCGTATCGACGCTGACTTCGGCGTTCTCTCTGCCTTCATCATGGGCGGCTGGAACACGGACGGCGACAAGCTGAACAAGTACGCTGGCTCGAACGGTGGCGGCGACGCTGCTGACATCGGCTGGGGCGATTGGGCAGTTTGGGGCGGCGTTGGCGTTCCGATCAACGAAAAGCTGAAGTGGAACCTGCAGCTCGCTTACACCGACTCCAAGATCTTCGCCGCTACGACGAACATCAAGTGGAACCCGGTTAAGAACCTGCTCATCGAGCCGGAAGTTTCCTACACCAACTGGGATTCGATCAACGAAGATCAGTGGGCTGGTATCCTCCGCTTCGAGCGTACCTTCTAA